A portion of the Acidimicrobiia bacterium genome contains these proteins:
- a CDS encoding alpha-(1->3)-arabinofuranosyltransferase family protein: MSRTPAPAIGRGASPAATSRRQRVLGYALLAALSYVPLLLSASGRAVTDTKQYLYLDPGRLLSRAPYLWSPNVHQGSLTHQDIGYLFPAGPFYWLFDQLGVPVWAAQRLWLGSIIFAAGLGVLYLLRTLKISGPGAVVAALVYMFSPYFLQYASRISIILVAWSAAPWLIALIARALRDGGWRYPAAFAIVVQLAGSVNPPSLFFVGLAPLLWVAHAIWVSGEVSARQALRTCARIALLTVLASAWWVAGLIVQGAYGLDVLRYSESIEAVAVAGHSGEVLRGLGYWLFYGGDRLGPWTEASVDYSRRWLVVTGYTVPVLAMLSAAFVRWKHRAYFVALIVVGVAIAVGTHPYDDPSPFGAVVKKFGEGSTVGLGLRSVGRAVPLLVLGVAVLLGVGANVLSERLAQRHRPRMAFAVCAVLAVLAAVNLPLFWTGDVYGANVQRRDEIPVYWTDAINALDGEGHDTRILELPGMDAAVYRWGDTNVPITPGLTDRPYVARELIPYGSAASANLLEAFDRRIQRGLLDPDSVAPIAALMSVGDVVLRSDVQVDQYDLARPREAWLVFRPTPDGLVAPERFGNKLAPPLELDQLDARELAVPDAVPSPPPVAVFGVERTRPIVRAEPGSRLLLVSGDGDGLVDLAQAGLLVDSSALRYSASFSHDRRLLVRALHADSVLIVTDTNRSRAQHWSEHDDLGYTQRPNERQIVEDDQDQRLDVFPDAGQDAFTVMEQRGAKVSASAYGTATRFVPSDRPARALDSDLGTAWRVGAYGPVQGEWISIRPGEAITTDHVNLVQPLTGRRDRYLTRVELRFGDGNGRSVGQPVTVDLGEVSRTVDGQDVSFEPRRFAQLEVIVLADNVGDRDRYQHDSAVGFAEIRLADESSAEHAVVVDEVVRMPTDLVGTAAARMLSNPLLYEMTRLRSVLSPPNVTEEEGRLARSFLVPTARDFGVAGTARLSPAAPDDVLDRVLGIADADSGGVTVRASGHLRTTALARGSSAIDGDAATAWITDADVSPVGEWIDLELPTPVTFDELALELVADGRHSVPTRLRLEAGGETRTVDVPAIKDGDNVGSTVEARATFPALTGDRVRVAIEEVRAVETIDYDSGLETALPVAVAELGFPGVQRASLPGAVPTACRSDLLEIDGAPVAVRLVGAIEAGSAYQTFQIERCNPTGGAPSGLRLKQGKHELRAASGAETGIDVDGLVLASAGGGDALDGRGALIDVVAAKREPSPQVDVLHNGRTRIEARVRGADNPFWLVLGQSLNRGWHAEVNGRDLGEPVLVDGMANGWRIDPARRNLEINFTWAPQRTVWVGIVISGLTLLGCAVLALRGRSRAPTVDADAAPTAASLLVAAGTTPSRSRVVATTVMVAVLSGLLVEPWVGALAGAAALAVLLVPRTRWLLAIGAPAALAATGLYVFVQQSRYGYPPGLDWPSRFDAVHVVGMIAVVLLLTDVIVETVRSRGRGLDTP; this comes from the coding sequence TTGAGTCGCACGCCCGCGCCGGCAATCGGTCGCGGAGCTTCGCCGGCCGCCACGTCACGCCGGCAACGCGTTCTCGGATACGCGCTCCTCGCCGCGCTCTCGTACGTCCCGCTGCTCCTGAGCGCGTCCGGGCGTGCCGTCACCGACACGAAGCAGTATCTGTACCTGGATCCGGGTCGGCTCTTGTCACGCGCTCCGTATCTGTGGAGCCCCAACGTCCACCAAGGCTCCCTCACCCATCAGGACATCGGCTACCTGTTCCCGGCCGGTCCTTTCTATTGGCTGTTTGATCAGTTGGGTGTTCCGGTCTGGGCGGCGCAGCGGCTCTGGCTCGGATCGATCATCTTCGCCGCCGGACTCGGCGTGCTCTACCTGCTCCGTACGCTCAAAATCTCGGGTCCCGGCGCGGTGGTTGCTGCGCTCGTATACATGTTCAGCCCGTACTTCCTCCAGTACGCGTCGCGGATCTCCATCATCCTCGTGGCGTGGAGCGCAGCACCGTGGTTGATCGCGCTGATCGCTCGAGCGTTGCGCGACGGTGGATGGCGCTATCCGGCTGCCTTCGCGATCGTGGTGCAGCTCGCCGGCAGCGTGAACCCTCCGTCACTGTTCTTCGTTGGCCTCGCGCCGCTGCTCTGGGTCGCGCATGCGATCTGGGTGAGTGGAGAAGTGTCGGCTCGTCAGGCGCTCCGTACGTGCGCCCGAATCGCGTTGCTCACCGTCCTTGCATCGGCGTGGTGGGTCGCTGGCCTCATCGTGCAAGGCGCGTACGGCCTCGATGTTCTTCGGTACTCGGAGTCGATCGAGGCGGTAGCAGTCGCAGGCCACTCGGGCGAGGTCCTGCGCGGCCTCGGCTATTGGCTCTTCTACGGTGGCGACCGCCTTGGACCGTGGACCGAGGCGTCGGTCGACTACTCGCGTCGTTGGCTGGTGGTCACGGGCTACACGGTCCCGGTGCTGGCGATGCTGTCCGCGGCATTCGTCCGGTGGAAGCACCGCGCCTACTTCGTCGCATTGATCGTCGTCGGGGTGGCAATCGCCGTCGGTACGCACCCGTACGACGACCCGTCGCCGTTCGGCGCGGTGGTGAAGAAGTTCGGCGAGGGATCCACGGTGGGTCTCGGTTTGCGCAGCGTCGGGCGCGCGGTGCCGCTCTTGGTACTCGGAGTGGCGGTGCTCCTCGGCGTTGGCGCGAACGTGCTCTCTGAGCGACTTGCGCAGCGTCATCGTCCTCGGATGGCGTTTGCCGTGTGCGCGGTCCTCGCCGTTCTGGCCGCGGTCAACCTTCCTCTCTTCTGGACGGGTGACGTCTACGGGGCGAACGTCCAGCGCCGCGATGAGATCCCGGTGTACTGGACCGATGCGATCAACGCGCTCGATGGCGAGGGCCACGACACCCGCATCCTCGAGCTACCGGGGATGGATGCCGCGGTGTACCGCTGGGGCGACACGAACGTGCCGATCACGCCCGGGCTCACGGACCGACCATATGTGGCTCGCGAGCTGATCCCGTACGGCTCGGCCGCGTCGGCCAACCTGCTGGAGGCGTTCGATCGGCGCATCCAGCGCGGATTGCTCGATCCCGACTCCGTTGCCCCGATCGCCGCGCTCATGAGCGTGGGTGACGTCGTGCTTCGCAGCGACGTTCAGGTCGATCAGTACGACCTCGCGCGACCGCGGGAGGCGTGGCTGGTGTTCCGCCCGACGCCCGACGGTCTCGTCGCGCCGGAACGCTTCGGAAACAAGCTCGCGCCACCGCTCGAGCTCGACCAGCTCGACGCCCGAGAGCTCGCCGTCCCGGACGCGGTGCCGTCACCTCCTCCGGTCGCGGTGTTCGGAGTCGAGCGCACACGACCGATCGTGCGTGCCGAGCCGGGTTCGCGCCTGTTGCTGGTCTCGGGTGACGGCGACGGTCTGGTCGACCTCGCCCAGGCCGGCCTCTTGGTTGACTCTTCCGCGTTGCGCTACTCGGCGTCGTTCTCACATGACCGCCGTCTCCTCGTGCGGGCGCTGCATGCGGACTCCGTGCTGATCGTGACCGACACGAATCGCTCACGGGCTCAGCACTGGTCGGAGCACGACGACCTCGGCTACACGCAGCGCCCGAACGAGCGGCAGATTGTGGAGGACGACCAGGACCAACGGCTCGACGTGTTCCCGGACGCAGGGCAGGACGCGTTCACCGTGATGGAGCAGCGTGGCGCAAAGGTGTCAGCGTCCGCGTACGGGACGGCCACGAGGTTCGTGCCATCCGATCGTCCCGCGCGCGCTCTCGACAGCGACCTGGGGACGGCGTGGAGGGTCGGTGCCTATGGGCCGGTCCAAGGTGAGTGGATCAGCATCCGCCCTGGCGAGGCCATCACGACCGACCACGTCAACCTCGTGCAGCCCCTGACCGGCCGTCGGGATCGGTACCTCACGCGTGTCGAGCTGCGCTTCGGTGACGGGAACGGCCGGTCGGTCGGGCAGCCCGTCACCGTGGACCTCGGTGAGGTGTCGCGCACCGTCGATGGTCAGGACGTCTCGTTCGAGCCCCGTCGGTTCGCGCAGCTCGAGGTGATCGTGCTCGCTGACAATGTGGGCGACCGCGACCGCTACCAGCACGACAGCGCCGTCGGGTTCGCCGAGATTCGCCTCGCCGACGAATCGTCGGCCGAACACGCCGTAGTCGTCGATGAGGTCGTGCGGATGCCCACGGACCTGGTGGGCACGGCGGCGGCCCGTATGCTCAGCAACCCACTTCTCTACGAGATGACGCGGCTGCGCTCGGTGCTCTCCCCGCCGAACGTCACCGAAGAAGAGGGGAGGTTGGCGCGCTCATTCCTCGTGCCGACTGCTCGCGATTTCGGCGTCGCTGGCACTGCCCGACTCTCGCCGGCGGCGCCCGACGACGTGCTCGACCGTGTGCTCGGCATTGCCGACGCCGACTCGGGGGGCGTCACCGTGCGGGCGTCTGGGCACCTCCGGACCACGGCGTTGGCCCGGGGGTCGTCGGCGATCGATGGCGACGCGGCCACGGCGTGGATCACTGACGCCGACGTGTCGCCGGTGGGGGAGTGGATCGACCTCGAGCTCCCGACCCCCGTGACATTCGACGAGCTGGCACTCGAGCTGGTCGCGGACGGAAGACATTCGGTTCCCACCCGGCTGCGACTCGAAGCCGGCGGCGAGACGCGGACGGTTGACGTGCCCGCCATCAAGGACGGGGACAATGTTGGCAGCACGGTTGAGGCGCGGGCGACCTTCCCCGCGCTCACCGGTGACCGCGTGCGGGTGGCCATCGAGGAGGTTCGCGCCGTCGAAACCATCGACTACGACTCAGGATTGGAGACCGCCCTCCCCGTCGCCGTCGCGGAGCTCGGATTCCCCGGCGTGCAGCGCGCGTCGCTTCCCGGCGCAGTGCCAACAGCCTGTCGTAGCGACCTGCTCGAGATCGACGGCGCACCGGTCGCAGTGCGCCTGGTCGGTGCGATCGAGGCCGGCTCGGCGTACCAGACGTTCCAGATCGAGCGCTGCAACCCGACGGGTGGTGCGCCATCGGGTCTACGGCTGAAGCAAGGCAAGCACGAGCTGCGGGCGGCGTCGGGCGCGGAGACCGGGATCGATGTCGACGGGCTCGTTCTCGCGTCCGCGGGCGGCGGTGACGCGCTCGACGGTCGCGGCGCATTGATTGATGTCGTCGCGGCCAAGCGGGAGCCCAGCCCGCAGGTCGACGTGCTGCACAACGGCCGGACGCGGATCGAAGCACGCGTCCGCGGCGCCGACAACCCGTTCTGGCTCGTGCTCGGGCAGAGCCTGAACCGTGGCTGGCACGCGGAGGTCAACGGTCGCGATCTCGGGGAACCCGTGCTCGTCGACGGCATGGCGAACGGATGGCGGATCGATCCCGCCCGGCGGAACCTGGAGATCAACTTCACGTGGGCCCCGCAGCGCACGGTCTGGGTCGGCATCGTGATCTCGGGGCTCACGTTGCTCGGCTGCGCGGTCCTCGCTCTCCGCGGCCGATCGCGTGCGCCGACGGTCGATGCCGACGCTGCTCCCACTGCGGCGTCACTGCTCGTGGCAGCAGGCACGACGCCGTCACGGTCGCGTGTCGTTGCGACGACCGTGATGGTCGCGGTGCTGAGCGGGCTCCTCGTCGAGCCGTGGGTCGGCGCGCTTGCGGGTGCGGCAGCACTCGCGGTGTTGCTGGTTCCAAGAACGCGCTGGCTGCTCGCGATCGGTGCGCCAGCGGCGCTCGCGGCGACGGGCTTGTACGTCTTCGTGCAGCAGAGCCGTTACGGCTATCCCCCCGGACTCGACTGGCCGTCGCGCTTCGACGCCGTCCACGTGGTCGGCATGATCGCTGTCGTGTTGCTACTCACGGACGTGATCGTCGAGACTGTTCGCTCGCGAGGTCGCGGTCTTGACACTCCATGA
- a CDS encoding glycosyltransferase family 4 protein, with protein sequence MNADMTNHDATISEMKDLAAEAGLRRVTILAWRDLDDPEAGGSEVSAAMTAKYWAEAGLEVTMRSSFAVNHPAFAWRDGYRVVRKGGRYLVFPRVALSEMVAPRDPAHGLVEHWNGMPFFSPVWSRNPRITMVHHVHGEMWRMTLPPRLAALGNFIESKLAPPLYRRTPIVTPSESSKHEMVEVMGFSPAMVTVVQPGIDPRFKPGGEKSPTPLIAAVGRLVPVKQFHVLIDVVVRLKRLHPELEVVIAGEGYERDHLEECIHAVYAENWIRLPGRISDEEVVDLYRRAWAVASASAREGWGLTISEAAACGTTAVATRIVGHLDAIEDGRTGMLASDPAEMVECLDRLVRDKELRIRLSKAALGRASDLTWERSALDMFDVLATDAIRRRELQSRR encoded by the coding sequence GTGAACGCCGACATGACCAACCACGACGCCACGATCTCGGAGATGAAGGATCTCGCGGCCGAAGCCGGCCTGCGGCGGGTGACGATCCTCGCGTGGCGCGACCTCGACGACCCAGAAGCCGGGGGTTCGGAGGTCTCCGCGGCGATGACCGCGAAGTACTGGGCGGAGGCCGGGCTCGAGGTCACGATGCGCTCGTCGTTCGCGGTCAATCACCCCGCGTTCGCCTGGCGGGACGGCTACCGGGTGGTTCGCAAGGGAGGGCGCTATCTCGTGTTCCCCCGCGTCGCGCTCAGCGAGATGGTCGCGCCGCGTGATCCCGCGCACGGGCTCGTTGAGCATTGGAACGGCATGCCCTTCTTCTCCCCCGTTTGGTCACGTAACCCGCGTATCACCATGGTGCATCACGTGCACGGGGAGATGTGGCGGATGACGCTCCCACCACGCTTGGCGGCACTCGGGAACTTCATCGAGTCGAAGCTCGCTCCGCCGTTGTATCGACGCACGCCCATCGTCACACCGTCTGAATCGAGCAAGCACGAGATGGTCGAGGTGATGGGCTTCTCACCCGCGATGGTGACGGTCGTGCAACCGGGCATCGATCCCCGGTTCAAGCCGGGAGGTGAGAAGTCACCGACGCCGTTGATCGCCGCGGTCGGCCGTCTTGTTCCCGTGAAGCAGTTCCACGTGCTGATCGACGTGGTGGTGCGCTTGAAGCGTCTCCATCCCGAACTCGAGGTCGTGATCGCGGGTGAAGGGTACGAGCGCGACCACCTCGAGGAGTGCATCCACGCCGTGTACGCCGAGAATTGGATCCGACTTCCGGGTCGCATCAGCGACGAGGAGGTCGTGGATCTGTACCGCCGCGCGTGGGCCGTCGCGAGCGCCTCTGCACGTGAGGGTTGGGGTCTCACGATCAGCGAAGCAGCAGCCTGCGGGACCACCGCCGTTGCGACGCGGATCGTCGGACATCTCGACGCGATCGAGGACGGCCGGACGGGGATGCTCGCGTCGGACCCCGCGGAGATGGTCGAGTGCCTCGATCGGCTGGTGCGCGACAAAGAGCTGCGCATCCGCCTCTCCAAGGCAGCCCTGGGGCGTGCCTCGGACCTGACCTGGGAGAGATCGGCGCTCGACATGTTCGACGTGCTGGCTACTGACGCCATCCGTCGCCGCGAGCTCCAGTCGCGGCGTTGA
- a CDS encoding class I SAM-dependent methyltransferase, with amino-acid sequence MLRRKLAASSTVPPGFIETLDAVADVHGWTTHAQLRQLWECASEVPEGGRIVEIGSFHGRSAIVLAHGARPSVEVVAIDPHAGNDRGPGEIRGSSAQGDRDHEVFVANLERFGVKDRVRYVRRASQESGLEVKGSIDLLYIDGAHRFAPARADIRDWGRRVSDGGRMLIHDSFSSVGVTGAIATELLGNRRFHYVGRTGSLAEYRCGTRGSRVRSTAHQLAQLPWFIRNVLVKALMIVHLHPLTRLLGHRSNRLPPF; translated from the coding sequence GTGCTTCGAAGAAAGTTGGCGGCGAGCTCGACCGTGCCCCCTGGTTTCATCGAGACGCTCGATGCCGTCGCGGATGTCCACGGCTGGACGACCCACGCGCAGCTGCGCCAGCTCTGGGAGTGCGCGTCGGAAGTCCCCGAGGGAGGTCGAATCGTCGAGATCGGAAGCTTTCATGGTCGGTCGGCGATCGTGCTCGCGCACGGCGCACGCCCGAGCGTCGAAGTCGTTGCCATCGATCCCCATGCCGGAAATGACCGCGGTCCCGGGGAGATCCGTGGGTCTTCCGCGCAGGGTGATCGCGATCACGAGGTGTTCGTCGCCAACCTCGAACGTTTCGGGGTGAAGGACCGCGTCCGCTACGTGCGCCGCGCGTCGCAGGAGTCAGGGTTGGAAGTCAAAGGTTCGATCGATCTCCTGTACATCGACGGTGCCCACCGCTTCGCACCCGCGCGCGCGGACATCCGCGACTGGGGACGGCGTGTGAGCGATGGCGGAAGGATGCTGATCCACGATTCGTTCTCGTCGGTCGGGGTGACCGGCGCGATCGCGACCGAGCTGCTCGGCAACCGGCGATTCCACTATGTCGGACGAACGGGCTCCCTCGCCGAGTACCGGTGCGGAACGCGGGGATCCCGAGTGCGGAGCACTGCCCATCAGCTGGCCCAGCTCCCATGGTTCATCCGGAATGTCCTGGTGAAGGCACTCATGATCGTGCACCTCCATCCACTCACGCGCCTGCTCGGGCACCGGTCGAATCGTTTGCCACCGTTCTGA
- a CDS encoding glycosyltransferase family 39 protein yields MTRETRRFLVGLGAIAAVGLVIRVAFLFIMHHPYYPVGDALLYHSGANSLVDGKGFVLAFFLENGQQAQGASNPPLYVLWLAIPSMLGFRSPLVHQLWSCVLGLGTVALLGVLGRQLAGYRAGLIAAALAAIGPNVFYWDTVILSETMSLFVATLVVLLCYRYWRAPDTRGLLLVGLSCGAAALSRAELVLLVPFVLVPLALGSCTIDFAARLRRLVVAGLMAALVVAPWITYNVTRFDKPVFLSNGLGVTLAATQCDDAYYGEFTGLWSIRCGLRVQRTFPKGYDESERDAGYREAALDYLGDHLGRAPVVVLSRWGRSLGLYRPIHSVEFDHFPEGRDWPIAIGGLISFWVLGALSVYGAVLLRRRKVPVYPLVALPAIAMIAIGIAFSSSRYRSTAEPALAILAAVAIDAFIRRRRGESDPDPADLDDRNETAAGAATS; encoded by the coding sequence ATGACCCGCGAAACCCGGCGGTTCTTGGTGGGTCTTGGGGCGATCGCGGCCGTCGGACTCGTGATCCGAGTCGCCTTCCTCTTCATCATGCACCACCCGTATTACCCCGTCGGTGACGCGCTCCTGTACCACTCCGGCGCAAACTCGCTCGTCGACGGGAAAGGCTTCGTCCTCGCCTTCTTCCTCGAGAACGGGCAGCAGGCGCAAGGCGCGAGCAACCCCCCGCTCTACGTGCTGTGGCTCGCGATCCCGTCAATGCTCGGGTTCCGCAGCCCGCTCGTCCACCAGCTGTGGTCGTGCGTCCTGGGTCTGGGGACGGTCGCGCTCTTGGGGGTCCTCGGCCGGCAGCTGGCGGGGTACCGCGCCGGCCTCATCGCGGCAGCCCTCGCTGCGATCGGACCAAACGTCTTCTACTGGGACACCGTCATCCTCTCCGAGACGATGTCGTTGTTCGTGGCCACGCTCGTCGTCCTCCTCTGCTATCGCTACTGGCGCGCGCCGGACACTCGCGGACTCTTACTCGTCGGGCTCTCGTGTGGCGCGGCCGCCCTCTCACGGGCCGAGCTCGTGCTCCTCGTCCCGTTCGTGCTCGTTCCGCTCGCCCTCGGCTCGTGCACGATCGACTTCGCGGCGCGGCTTCGCCGACTGGTGGTCGCAGGTCTGATGGCGGCGCTCGTGGTGGCACCGTGGATCACGTACAACGTCACCAGGTTCGACAAGCCGGTCTTCCTGTCGAACGGGCTCGGGGTCACGCTTGCGGCCACACAGTGCGATGACGCGTACTACGGCGAGTTCACCGGGTTGTGGTCGATCCGGTGCGGTCTCCGCGTCCAGCGCACGTTCCCGAAGGGATACGACGAGTCCGAGCGTGACGCCGGGTACAGGGAGGCGGCGCTCGACTACCTCGGTGATCATTTGGGACGCGCGCCGGTGGTCGTCTTGTCCCGGTGGGGTCGCTCGCTCGGTCTCTACCGGCCGATTCATTCCGTGGAGTTCGACCACTTCCCCGAAGGTCGTGACTGGCCGATCGCAATCGGGGGTCTGATCAGCTTCTGGGTCCTCGGTGCGCTTTCGGTGTACGGCGCCGTGCTGCTCCGGCGGCGCAAGGTGCCCGTCTATCCGCTCGTCGCGCTGCCTGCCATCGCGATGATCGCCATCGGGATCGCGTTCTCGTCGTCGCGGTACCGATCGACGGCCGAGCCCGCGCTCGCGATCCTTGCCGCCGTCGCAATCGATGCGTTCATCCGTCGAAGGCGCGGCGAGAGCGACCCCGACCCCGCCGATCTGGATGATCGAAACGAGACCGCGGCCGGAGCCGCGACGTCGTGA
- a CDS encoding acyltransferase has protein sequence MTTTARATEARTSRFPCFDGFRAIAALGVVVNHVGFFSGKNVRSDTFGPFLARLDIGVAIFFLISGFLLYRPFVDRIFAGTKSPALGSFLKRRALRIFPAYWVCLIVVIFVFEFQTVDVKGFFLHFSLLQIYSHDHIIGGPVQQAWTLAVEITFYLFLPFYAWLTARFTCGTRNALRVQLWGAAILYAISVLYRGLLYATNVEDTGRYRSWLPGYFDYFALGILLAVASAWVARSGRREWSFTASRAFPWVCWTISLVMFVIVSKGIDLQPAPAELTTRNGIQVITDLPFGKEFGLQFFYSTAAFFFLLPGVFGPQDRGLIRRFLRNPVIVWLGLISYGIYLWHEAALDGYAKWTDTQPFAGNFSSMLPATLGATLVVAAISYYLIERPALGLKDRPLWRAPRPPADAEPAP, from the coding sequence GTGACCACGACGGCGCGGGCCACGGAGGCGCGCACGTCGCGCTTTCCGTGCTTCGATGGCTTCCGGGCCATCGCTGCGCTCGGCGTGGTTGTCAATCACGTCGGCTTCTTCAGCGGGAAGAACGTTCGCAGCGACACGTTCGGACCGTTCCTGGCGCGCCTCGACATCGGCGTCGCCATCTTCTTTCTGATCTCGGGGTTCCTGCTGTACCGGCCCTTCGTCGACCGGATCTTCGCTGGCACGAAGAGCCCGGCGCTCGGTTCGTTCCTCAAGCGTCGGGCGTTGCGGATCTTCCCGGCCTACTGGGTGTGCCTCATCGTCGTGATCTTCGTGTTCGAGTTCCAGACGGTGGACGTGAAGGGGTTCTTCCTCCACTTCAGCTTGCTGCAGATCTACAGCCACGACCACATCATCGGCGGCCCGGTACAGCAAGCATGGACCCTTGCCGTCGAGATCACCTTCTATCTGTTCCTCCCGTTCTACGCGTGGCTCACGGCGCGCTTCACATGCGGCACGCGCAACGCGTTGCGCGTACAGCTCTGGGGTGCCGCGATCTTGTACGCGATCAGTGTCCTCTACCGAGGCTTGTTGTACGCGACCAACGTCGAGGACACCGGCCGGTACCGCAGCTGGCTCCCTGGGTACTTCGACTACTTCGCGCTGGGGATCCTTCTCGCCGTCGCGAGCGCATGGGTCGCCCGGTCGGGTCGTCGAGAGTGGTCGTTCACCGCCTCCCGGGCGTTCCCGTGGGTGTGCTGGACGATCTCACTGGTGATGTTCGTCATCGTCTCCAAAGGCATCGACCTCCAACCGGCCCCGGCGGAGCTCACGACGCGCAACGGGATCCAGGTCATCACCGACCTCCCGTTCGGCAAGGAGTTCGGGCTCCAGTTCTTCTACAGCACGGCCGCGTTCTTCTTCCTCTTACCCGGGGTGTTCGGACCCCAGGACCGCGGCCTCATCCGGCGCTTCCTCAGGAATCCGGTGATCGTCTGGCTTGGACTCATCTCCTACGGGATCTACCTCTGGCACGAAGCCGCGCTCGACGGGTACGCGAAGTGGACCGACACGCAGCCGTTCGCCGGCAACTTCTCGTCGATGCTTCCCGCGACGCTGGGAGCCACGCTCGTGGTCGCCGCGATCAGCTACTACCTGATCGAGCGTCCCGCGCTTGGTCTGAAGGACCGACCCCTCTGGCGCGCGCCACGTCCTCCAGCCGATGCCGAACCCGCCCCGTGA
- a CDS encoding polyprenol monophosphomannose synthase: MRTLVITPTYQEAENIEQFLRLARAAAPDADILVVDDTSPDGTGAIAERVGKELGRVSVLHRPKKEGLGEAYREAFSLALGQDYDRLVQIDADLSHDPAVIPKLLAVVESGADVAVGSRYVAGGQIPHWPWFRRALSRYGNRYAGFVLGIKMRDATSGYRAYRADTLRELDLGSTRAKGYGFQIETAYRVHRAGGKADEYPIVFTDRVRGYSKMTWGIFAEELLLVTWWGVRDRIFRRRRSSRAPTEANHAVPGQHLSDAGDA, from the coding sequence GTGCGCACGCTGGTCATCACGCCGACGTACCAAGAGGCCGAGAACATCGAGCAGTTTCTGAGGCTGGCGCGCGCCGCGGCACCCGACGCGGACATCCTCGTCGTCGACGACACCAGCCCTGATGGCACGGGCGCCATCGCCGAGCGCGTCGGCAAGGAGCTGGGACGCGTGAGCGTATTGCACCGGCCGAAGAAGGAAGGCCTCGGCGAAGCGTACCGCGAAGCGTTCTCGCTGGCACTCGGACAGGACTACGACCGGCTCGTGCAGATCGACGCAGACCTGTCGCACGACCCCGCCGTCATCCCGAAGCTCCTCGCGGTGGTCGAGAGCGGCGCCGACGTGGCCGTTGGGTCGCGGTACGTCGCCGGGGGCCAGATCCCCCACTGGCCGTGGTTCCGACGCGCGTTGTCGCGCTACGGCAACCGTTACGCCGGATTCGTGCTGGGGATCAAGATGCGCGACGCCACGTCGGGGTACCGCGCCTATCGAGCCGACACCTTGCGCGAGCTCGACCTCGGCTCCACCCGCGCCAAGGGGTACGGGTTCCAGATCGAGACCGCGTACCGCGTGCACCGCGCTGGCGGGAAGGCCGACGAGTACCCCATCGTGTTCACCGACCGCGTCCGCGGCTATTCCAAGATGACCTGGGGCATCTTCGCCGAGGAGCTCCTGCTGGTCACCTGGTGGGGCGTACGCGACCGCATCTTCCGTCGCCGGCGTTCGTCACGGGCTCCGACGGAAGCGAATCACGCAGTTCCAGGACAGCACCTCTCGGATGCCGGGGACGCGTGA
- a CDS encoding class I SAM-dependent methyltransferase: protein MRAVEEERKRGLARTRELFRLWRDEKENPAPFYSLLAKEAVVDLERRYGALEGRTIADLGCGPGYYALAFRERGAFVVPLEGSREELMAGGAPPKGAVIGDAGQLPLRDACVDGVFCSNLLEHARDAQSVIRDMERILRPGGWGYLSWTNWYSPWGGHDMTPYQFLGPRLGPKLYERFHGPPRKNRYGEGLFAVHIGPTLRYVRARDDLRVERVEPRYWPWARFISRVPGIREVLSWNCVIRFRRSP, encoded by the coding sequence GTGCGTGCCGTTGAAGAAGAGCGGAAGCGGGGCTTGGCGCGGACGCGCGAGCTCTTCCGACTCTGGCGCGACGAGAAAGAGAATCCGGCTCCGTTCTACTCGCTGCTTGCGAAGGAGGCCGTGGTCGACCTCGAGCGCCGGTACGGCGCACTCGAAGGTCGCACGATCGCAGACCTGGGGTGCGGTCCCGGCTACTACGCGCTGGCGTTCCGCGAGCGAGGGGCGTTCGTCGTCCCGCTGGAGGGGTCGCGCGAGGAGCTCATGGCGGGCGGAGCGCCGCCGAAGGGCGCGGTGATCGGCGATGCCGGTCAGCTCCCGTTGCGCGACGCGTGCGTCGACGGCGTGTTCTGCTCGAACCTCCTCGAGCATGCCCGCGACGCGCAATCAGTGATCCGGGACATGGAGCGGATCCTTCGACCGGGCGGCTGGGGGTACCTGTCGTGGACCAACTGGTACTCCCCGTGGGGAGGGCACGACATGACGCCGTACCAGTTCCTTGGTCCTCGCCTCGGCCCGAAGCTCTACGAGCGGTTCCATGGTCCTCCCCGCAAGAACCGGTACGGGGAGGGCCTCTTCGCGGTGCACATCGGTCCGACGCTGCGCTACGTGAGGGCGCGTGACGATCTGCGCGTCGAGCGCGTCGAGCCGAGGTACTGGCCGTGGGCGCGGTTCATCTCACGCGTCCCCGGCATCCGAGAGGTGCTGTCCTGGAACTGCGTGATTCGCTTCCGTCGGAGCCCGTGA